Proteins from a single region of Geitlerinema sp. PCC 9228:
- a CDS encoding sulfotransferase: MSIPSNSNYQKLFVVGCPRSGTTWITKMLGSHPQIVKLPSESHLYKLVYDPFTYLKKLKLSVRLKKASWIFKHFGFKPILFGFHSNDIWNGMLRTYKLYQNANQVGIHICIDYEDFKEEIAKLKEASEDDLIKAQNLIAHILDMYFHQKGGNSEQILLEKTPMHIRYANSILAHFPEAKVLEVVRDVRDVCTSWKARSKTQCWARKSTEDVVQRWQKCIQWGDRIQAEPEFSHRIHRVKYENLRQSPVQQLKEIFDFLEVAYDEAQVHHIVDTWDISKEKNKGEGKHIRQGKIGDWQNSLSQEEIDVCEQLAAPMLAKLGYPVSSS, encoded by the coding sequence ATGAGTATTCCCTCCAATTCTAACTATCAGAAACTTTTTGTTGTGGGTTGTCCCCGTTCTGGAACCACTTGGATAACCAAAATGCTCGGCAGCCATCCTCAAATTGTGAAATTACCATCCGAATCTCACTTATATAAACTTGTATACGATCCTTTTACGTACTTAAAGAAATTAAAATTGTCCGTACGTCTAAAAAAAGCTTCTTGGATTTTCAAACATTTTGGTTTCAAACCTATACTTTTTGGATTTCATAGCAACGATATTTGGAATGGAATGCTTCGTACATATAAATTGTATCAAAATGCAAACCAAGTTGGTATACATATTTGTATAGATTATGAAGATTTTAAAGAAGAGATAGCTAAGCTTAAAGAAGCCTCTGAGGATGATTTGATTAAAGCTCAAAATCTAATTGCTCATATTCTCGATATGTACTTTCACCAGAAAGGAGGGAATTCCGAACAAATCTTATTAGAAAAGACTCCGATGCATATTCGCTATGCAAATAGCATCCTCGCTCATTTTCCAGAAGCCAAAGTATTAGAAGTTGTTAGGGACGTACGAGATGTTTGTACTTCTTGGAAAGCACGTTCTAAAACGCAATGTTGGGCACGCAAATCTACAGAAGATGTAGTTCAAAGATGGCAGAAATGTATTCAGTGGGGCGATCGCATTCAAGCGGAACCGGAATTTTCCCATCGCATTCATAGAGTAAAATATGAAAACTTGCGACAATCTCCTGTGCAGCAGCTCAAAGAAATCTTCGATTTTTTAGAAGTTGCTTACGACGAGGCACAAGTACATCATATTGTTGATACATGGGATATTTCTAAAGAGAAAAATAAAGGAGAAGGGAAACACATTCGTCAGGGAAAAATTGGAGACTGGCAAAATAGTCTTTCTCAGGAAGAAATTGATGTTTGCGAACAATTGGCTGCCCCCATGTTGGCTAAATTAGGATATCCTGTTTCATCAAGCTAG
- a CDS encoding tetratricopeptide repeat protein, which produces MRELLVLVVMVLFWVAWQIWRRGSKKQQRWRSPKRSQMALKGFIQALKNDRKTDSNRHQSALIARFEAISGKRGQAIARFTQAISLDPNHAILYFHRGQMLHEIGDLRAAYRDYCQSVNLAPEYADAYVALGCLFFDMGDFNRAIASCTQALSFDENHALAYAIRGEAYLKLENPQAAATDCDRALACQENHPQARRLQQQLSQVFKN; this is translated from the coding sequence ATGAGAGAATTGCTTGTTTTGGTGGTGATGGTTTTGTTTTGGGTAGCATGGCAAATTTGGCGACGGGGTAGCAAGAAACAGCAGCGGTGGCGTTCCCCAAAGCGATCGCAAATGGCTTTGAAAGGGTTTATCCAAGCTCTTAAAAACGATCGAAAAACTGACAGCAACCGCCACCAGTCGGCATTGATTGCCAGATTTGAGGCAATTTCAGGAAAACGCGGTCAAGCGATCGCGCGTTTCACCCAAGCCATTTCCCTCGATCCAAATCATGCCATCCTTTACTTCCATCGCGGTCAAATGCTACACGAAATTGGGGATTTGCGTGCGGCGTATCGCGATTATTGCCAAAGTGTTAACCTAGCTCCAGAGTATGCTGATGCGTACGTGGCTTTGGGTTGTTTGTTTTTCGATATGGGAGATTTCAACCGCGCGATCGCTTCCTGTACCCAAGCCTTGAGTTTCGATGAAAACCATGCGTTGGCATACGCTATCCGGGGAGAAGCTTATTTGAAGCTAGAAAATCCCCAAGCTGCCGCCACCGATTGCGATCGCGCTTTGGCTTGCCAGGAAAACCATCCCCAAGCCAGGCGTTTGCAGCAACAACTCAGTCAGGTTTTTAAAAACTAG
- the crn3 gene encoding CRISPR-associated ring nuclease Crn3/Csx3 has product MATSQHDGISLTVSRQQTTQGLSYQLLEIELTKRDRVIYPEALTNLQLPPEIDTTIGIVVSGRAPIWLYGYLVHELHPTAWVAFYEPRRQAAIVVSTHSRLVNVGEAIALPSTSKNLCAAVMVVGPPDSGKSVFSHALFQALLPEIPNIYLQRANWDGEGNYILELPKEADGETFKRQHKGELTEEFFPYHAQAILQLRRQKSLVIVDVGGMVQPEKKPILESCSHYIIISSDPEQVDVWHEFCRDRGNLSPIAVIHSTLSETETIYPTKESYLEITCGPWIRSAATAVPQILLEKIRNLAIVR; this is encoded by the coding sequence ATGGCGACATCCCAACATGACGGTATCTCTCTCACGGTTTCCCGGCAGCAGACCACGCAAGGATTATCCTATCAATTGCTGGAAATCGAACTCACAAAACGCGATCGCGTTATTTATCCAGAAGCGCTGACAAACTTGCAACTGCCGCCAGAAATTGATACAACTATAGGTATTGTAGTATCCGGACGTGCGCCTATTTGGCTGTACGGCTATCTGGTTCACGAACTCCATCCGACCGCATGGGTGGCTTTTTACGAACCTCGGAGGCAAGCTGCCATTGTGGTTTCTACCCACAGCCGTCTGGTAAATGTGGGTGAAGCGATCGCGTTGCCGAGTACCAGTAAAAACTTGTGCGCGGCGGTGATGGTGGTAGGTCCGCCAGATAGCGGCAAAAGCGTGTTCTCCCATGCGTTGTTCCAAGCTTTGCTGCCAGAAATTCCCAATATTTACTTGCAACGCGCCAATTGGGATGGGGAAGGCAATTATATTTTGGAATTACCCAAGGAAGCCGACGGGGAAACCTTCAAGCGGCAACACAAAGGCGAACTGACGGAAGAATTTTTTCCCTACCACGCACAAGCGATTTTACAGCTACGACGGCAAAAATCTCTGGTTATTGTTGATGTGGGAGGCATGGTACAGCCGGAGAAAAAGCCAATTTTGGAGTCTTGCTCTCACTATATCATTATTAGTTCCGACCCCGAACAGGTAGATGTCTGGCACGAGTTCTGTCGCGATCGCGGCAATCTCTCTCCCATTGCTGTTATCCATAGCACCCTTTCCGAAACAGAAACCATTTATCCCACCAAAGAATCTTATTTGGAAATTACCTGCGGTCCTTGGATTCGTTCGGCAGCAACAGCCGTTCCCCAAATCTTGTTAGAAAAGATTCGCAATTTAGCCATCGTTCGGTAA
- a CDS encoding dynamin family protein — protein sequence MTVNNGNAATDIQKLHQNLSEWLNRVGGVIENAGTRIPQNQAEYQVFQRDIRKATEQVENLELTTSIVAPMKAGKSTILNAIAGQDLLPNRAAAMTTIPTEIVFDGNLAEPQLILDPEFISIFEETIKQLNRKIQTIGQKEAEHRISDFPHLQNLLQRIQKPNQIAFAKETKGRQKIRQILTDINDLIRLCNWIVPRFNPLSRLSKIPRIEAPFVPVESNGNQENTNRYLGKLVLVDTPGPNEAMEEKTEINLYEIVTWQLRRSLAVLVVLDFTSLKTEAAEKIKQEVRQISEYIGKNNLYILVNKIDQRKEGDPMTSERIQELVESEFGVPMSGNIQCFFEISARQAFCAINFLQEYQKHDSGTSLSEMNQSIVRSLAQEVLGIDWEEDLEEATPNFLYKKAKKLWSKSGFQPFLKGVVDVLIAKAAPKSMNSANNLVRNRLQEISDFCNLKLSTQKSNVEQVKKTLYDLQSNQELSQASRDILEELKSQKLQSVRQQLECIREELVYRYQGDILKQEIKQYLLTSNVQLDTHYFSSKQAAEIEAARAERCLQSYQEEVLQTIVQEFDNNLQYNLDRYIHPQLQAISAKIQEAQASIHFYLGVNLYWQPPELYLGSIFEDSPSLVENLEPRISIWGFLHNLFSSPFQYLFEIPKVDKVYTLKLKNINSFRENIENAINSLFDRMSYYVDETLPNSFQEYADKVNGVLQSYIDSLENSIYSKSKSKEELETIEQNLEFLLQETEQYLKEAEVFRCQIEEFL from the coding sequence ATGACTGTCAATAATGGTAATGCGGCTACAGATATTCAAAAGCTACATCAAAATCTTTCAGAGTGGCTCAATCGGGTGGGTGGCGTGATTGAAAATGCCGGTACTCGAATTCCGCAAAACCAAGCAGAATATCAGGTTTTTCAACGAGATATTCGCAAGGCTACCGAACAAGTAGAGAATTTAGAGCTTACCACCTCAATTGTAGCGCCGATGAAAGCTGGGAAGTCAACCATTCTCAACGCGATCGCCGGTCAAGATTTGCTTCCCAATCGCGCCGCTGCCATGACCACCATTCCCACAGAAATTGTATTTGACGGTAATTTAGCAGAACCCCAACTAATTCTAGACCCAGAATTCATTTCTATTTTTGAAGAAACCATCAAGCAACTGAATCGAAAAATTCAAACCATTGGTCAAAAAGAAGCCGAACACAGGATTTCCGATTTTCCCCACTTACAAAATCTCCTGCAACGAATTCAGAAGCCCAACCAAATCGCTTTTGCCAAAGAAACCAAAGGACGTCAAAAAATTCGTCAAATCTTAACCGATATTAACGACTTAATCCGCTTGTGCAACTGGATTGTACCTCGTTTTAATCCCCTGAGTAGACTATCAAAAATCCCCCGTATTGAGGCTCCTTTTGTACCTGTAGAAAGCAACGGCAATCAAGAAAATACAAATCGCTATCTCGGTAAATTGGTTTTAGTAGATACCCCAGGACCCAACGAAGCGATGGAAGAAAAAACAGAGATTAATTTATACGAAATTGTTACGTGGCAATTGCGTCGCAGTTTGGCTGTTTTGGTTGTCCTGGATTTTACGAGTTTAAAAACCGAAGCCGCCGAAAAAATAAAACAAGAAGTTCGCCAAATTAGCGAGTATATCGGCAAGAATAATTTATACATCTTGGTTAATAAAATCGACCAACGAAAAGAGGGAGATCCCATGACTTCGGAACGCATTCAAGAACTCGTTGAAAGCGAATTTGGTGTGCCAATGTCGGGAAACATACAGTGTTTTTTTGAAATTTCAGCAAGGCAAGCTTTCTGCGCCATTAATTTTCTCCAGGAATATCAAAAACACGATTCGGGAACCAGTTTAAGCGAAATGAACCAGTCTATTGTGCGTTCTTTAGCGCAGGAAGTGTTGGGAATTGATTGGGAAGAAGACTTAGAAGAAGCCACACCTAATTTCCTTTATAAAAAAGCGAAAAAATTATGGTCTAAATCTGGGTTTCAACCTTTTTTAAAAGGAGTAGTTGATGTTTTAATTGCTAAGGCAGCTCCCAAATCCATGAATTCAGCAAACAACCTCGTTCGCAATCGTTTGCAAGAAATTAGCGACTTTTGTAATTTAAAACTCAGTACGCAAAAATCAAATGTAGAACAAGTAAAAAAGACACTTTACGACCTCCAAAGCAATCAAGAACTTTCCCAGGCTAGTCGCGATATTTTAGAGGAATTAAAAAGTCAAAAGCTTCAGAGCGTTCGCCAACAACTAGAATGTATACGGGAAGAACTTGTTTATAGATATCAAGGAGATATTTTAAAGCAAGAGATTAAGCAATATCTGCTAACGTCAAATGTTCAACTGGATACACACTACTTCTCCAGCAAACAAGCAGCAGAAATAGAAGCAGCGAGAGCCGAACGTTGCTTGCAAAGCTATCAGGAAGAAGTTTTGCAAACGATTGTCCAGGAATTTGATAATAATTTGCAGTACAATCTAGATCGGTATATCCATCCTCAGCTACAAGCAATTTCTGCTAAAATTCAAGAAGCGCAAGCATCTATTCATTTTTATTTAGGGGTCAACCTATATTGGCAGCCGCCAGAATTGTACCTTGGATCGATTTTTGAGGATTCGCCATCGTTGGTAGAAAATCTAGAGCCACGAATTTCCATATGGGGATTTTTACATAATTTATTTTCATCTCCTTTTCAATACCTTTTTGAAATCCCCAAGGTAGATAAAGTTTATACGTTGAAGTTAAAAAATATCAATAGTTTTCGAGAAAATATCGAAAATGCAATAAACAGTCTATTCGACCGGATGAGTTATTACGTCGATGAAACTTTACCCAACAGTTTTCAAGAGTATGCCGATAAAGTAAATGGTGTTCTCCAATCCTACATAGATTCTCTAGAAAATTCCATTTATTCTAAAAGTAAATCGAAAGAGGAACTAGAAACGATCGAACAAAACTTGGAGTTTTTATTGCAAGAGACAGAGCAATATTTAAAAGAAGCAGAAGTATTTCGCTGTCAAATTGAGGAATTTTTGTAA
- a CDS encoding tetratricopeptide repeat protein: MKKRISTLPYQKLQPSQLKRLRWWGFCLSVVGLLGTCSVVSAAKIPANLQTPNIPSEDFQSAQDYYNRGKELYKQRDYRQAVEALTRAIELDFKNVNVYLYRGHAYDNLREYQKAIADYDRAIELKPDYAAAYYNRGNAYYDLEQYQKAIADYDSAIELNPDYSVAYNNQGSAYQQLGKYQKAISSYTRAIEIDNDWGSIGLETAYNNRGLAYRNLGQYQEAISNYHHAIELNPDFATFYNNLGSAYQKLEQYQKAISNYNRAIRIDPDRAFFYYNRAFVYETRGKIDEARTNFERAAELFQQKGNQQGYRDAMEQLEKLR; encoded by the coding sequence ATGAAAAAACGTATTTCTACACTACCTTACCAGAAATTGCAACCTTCCCAGTTAAAACGGCTTCGATGGTGGGGATTCTGCTTGAGTGTAGTGGGTTTGCTAGGAACCTGTTCTGTAGTAAGTGCAGCAAAAATACCAGCCAATTTACAAACACCCAACATTCCTTCAGAAGATTTTCAATCGGCACAAGACTATTACAATCGCGGCAAGGAATTGTACAAACAGAGAGACTATCGCCAGGCTGTAGAAGCATTGACCAGAGCCATTGAGTTAGATTTCAAAAATGTGAATGTATATTTATATCGGGGACATGCCTACGATAACCTCAGAGAATATCAGAAAGCAATTGCTGACTACGATCGCGCCATCGAACTCAAACCTGATTATGCCGCTGCTTACTACAATCGGGGAAATGCCTACTACGATCTGGAACAATATCAGAAAGCAATTGCCGACTACGATAGCGCCATCGAACTCAATCCCGATTATTCTGTTGCTTACAACAATCAAGGAAGTGCCTATCAGCAATTAGGAAAGTACCAGAAAGCCATTTCTAGCTATACTCGTGCTATTGAAATCGATAATGACTGGGGGAGTATCGGTCTGGAAACTGCTTACAACAACCGGGGACTAGCTTATAGAAATCTAGGACAATACCAAGAAGCCATTTCTAACTACCATCACGCTATCGAACTCAACCCCGATTTTGCTACTTTTTACAACAACTTAGGAAGTGCCTATCAAAAGCTAGAACAATATCAAAAAGCCATTTCCAACTACAATCGTGCCATTCGTATCGATCCAGATCGCGCATTTTTTTACTACAACCGTGCTTTCGTTTATGAAACTCGTGGCAAAATAGACGAAGCACGTACAAATTTCGAACGAGCTGCTGAGTTGTTCCAACAAAAGGGCAACCAACAAGGCTATCGCGATGCCATGGAACAATTAGAAAAATTGCGTTGA